In Hydrogenovibrio thermophilus, the following are encoded in one genomic region:
- a CDS encoding ABC transporter ATP-binding protein translates to MSFEHKGKTNKVLGGIDFTAFKREFVCVVGPSGCGKSTLARLIAGLETKDSGDILVENKQVVEPGPDRGMVFQSYSLFPWMSVKENVMFGLTQGGMSKNTAETEALQWIDLVGLEKFAEAYPHQLSGGMKQRVAIIRALANQPKILLMDEPFAALDPQNRLKMQQYLLEIWQNIDITIFFITHDLDEAIYLADRILVLDANPGRVREVVNVPLPRPRADDTLLSPAFMATKEYLESLVHPPEPELDFEEKLSMVRLVPVNAEVPDVF, encoded by the coding sequence ATGTCTTTCGAACATAAAGGCAAAACCAACAAAGTCCTGGGCGGCATCGATTTCACCGCTTTCAAGCGTGAATTCGTCTGCGTGGTCGGACCATCCGGTTGCGGTAAATCCACTTTGGCTCGCCTCATCGCCGGTTTGGAAACCAAGGACAGCGGCGACATTTTGGTGGAAAACAAACAAGTGGTCGAGCCCGGCCCGGATCGCGGCATGGTTTTCCAAAGCTACTCGCTTTTCCCGTGGATGTCGGTAAAAGAAAACGTCATGTTCGGTCTCACCCAAGGCGGCATGTCGAAAAACACCGCCGAAACCGAAGCCTTGCAATGGATTGACCTGGTCGGGCTGGAGAAGTTCGCCGAAGCCTATCCGCACCAACTGTCGGGCGGCATGAAGCAGCGCGTCGCAATTATCCGCGCCCTAGCGAACCAGCCGAAAATCCTGCTGATGGACGAACCGTTCGCCGCGCTGGATCCGCAGAACCGATTAAAGATGCAACAGTATCTGCTGGAAATCTGGCAGAACATCGACATCACCATTTTCTTTATCACCCATGATTTGGACGAAGCCATTTATCTGGCCGACCGAATCCTGGTATTGGATGCCAACCCGGGCCGGGTGCGCGAAGTGGTCAATGTGCCATTGCCGCGTCCGAGAGCGGACGACACGCTGCTAAGCCCGGCGTTCATGGCCACCAAAGAATATTTGGAAAGCCTGGTGCATCCACCCGAGCCCGAGCTGGACTTTGAGGAAAAACTCAGCATGGTCCGCCTCGTTCCCGTTAACGCAGAAGTTCCGGATGTATTTTAA
- a CDS encoding putative urea ABC transporter substrate-binding protein, with amino-acid sequence MFHFYKKLSAFLLMTFLMSVTTLSYAKDKYTIAWTIYAGSMPLAYAQDSGILQKWGQKYGFDLEAVQLNDYIEAQTQFTAGTFDAVIAISLDALTIPAASGVDTSAVMPLSTSAGSDGIIIRGKQKTLNDLKGKSVNLVELSGSHYMLIRALESVGMSEKDVTVINTSDADIVAIFEDPNSQVIATWKPQLSEILTQYPDSTLVFDSSDIYGEIVDIMAVRTEALKKNPNLGNAIANAWYEALTIMQTPNHPKHQEMMSYMAKALNTDETGLKDQLKTIDFFTAAKAKEFVTDAKFSSQLKEITKFAFKNGLLGEQASSAEYIGIETGNHQVIGNQENVNLRFPTTWLESK; translated from the coding sequence ATGTTTCATTTTTATAAAAAGCTTTCAGCATTCCTGCTCATGACATTTTTGATGAGTGTAACGACGCTATCTTACGCTAAAGATAAATACACCATTGCATGGACAATATACGCCGGCTCCATGCCATTGGCTTATGCACAAGACAGCGGAATTTTGCAAAAGTGGGGTCAAAAATACGGTTTTGATCTAGAGGCAGTACAACTAAACGATTATATCGAAGCCCAAACTCAATTCACAGCTGGCACCTTCGATGCCGTCATTGCCATTTCATTGGATGCATTAACGATTCCGGCAGCTTCCGGGGTCGATACGTCGGCCGTCATGCCATTGAGTACATCGGCCGGAAGCGATGGGATCATCATTCGCGGCAAACAAAAAACGTTGAACGACTTGAAAGGTAAGAGTGTCAATCTAGTCGAGTTATCCGGATCCCACTATATGCTCATCAGAGCTTTGGAAAGTGTCGGTATGTCAGAAAAAGATGTCACCGTTATTAACACGTCTGATGCAGATATTGTCGCTATTTTCGAGGATCCCAACAGTCAAGTCATCGCCACTTGGAAACCCCAACTAAGCGAAATTCTAACACAATACCCAGACTCGACTTTAGTCTTCGACTCTTCCGATATTTATGGCGAAATTGTGGATATTATGGCGGTCAGAACAGAGGCATTAAAGAAGAACCCAAACCTGGGTAATGCCATCGCTAACGCTTGGTATGAAGCCCTGACAATCATGCAAACCCCCAATCACCCTAAACACCAGGAAATGATGAGCTATATGGCCAAAGCATTAAACACGGATGAAACAGGATTGAAGGACCAACTGAAAACCATTGATTTCTTTACGGCAGCCAAAGCGAAAGAGTTTGTAACGGATGCTAAATTTTCCAGCCAACTAAAAGAAATCACAAAATTTGCATTTAAAAATGGATTGCTAGGTGAACAGGCATCTTCAGCAGAATATATCGGCATTGAAACCGGAAACCACCAAGTTATCGGCAACCAAGAGAACGTCAATTTGCGCTTCCCAACTACTTGGCTGGAGTCTAAATAA
- a CDS encoding urea amidolyase associated protein UAAP2 codes for MTTSNVDESRIVYREVVEAGKPWMHEVKAGQHFRIVDLEGNQAVDTLFYNAHDHSERYSAADTIREQGNIYLTTGSVLQSNLVNPMLTITDDTCGRHDTIGGACSAESNTVRYAIEKRHMHSCRDSFLMALGECECNHGQQMTKDDLASNINFFMNVPVSPDGHLDFDDGISAPGRYVEMKAHMDVLVLVSNCPQLNNPCNGYNPTPVEMIIWE; via the coding sequence ATGACGACATCTAACGTTGATGAAAGCCGTATTGTCTATCGCGAAGTGGTCGAAGCGGGTAAACCATGGATGCACGAAGTCAAAGCCGGACAACATTTCCGCATTGTCGACCTGGAAGGTAACCAGGCGGTCGATACCCTGTTTTACAACGCCCACGACCACAGCGAGCGCTATTCGGCGGCGGACACCATCCGCGAACAAGGCAACATCTATTTGACCACCGGTTCGGTACTGCAATCCAACTTGGTCAACCCGATGCTGACCATCACCGACGACACCTGTGGCCGCCACGATACCATCGGCGGTGCCTGTTCGGCGGAGAGCAACACCGTGCGCTACGCCATTGAAAAACGCCACATGCACTCGTGCCGTGATTCCTTCCTGATGGCGTTGGGAGAATGTGAATGCAACCACGGTCAGCAAATGACCAAGGATGACCTCGCCAGCAACATCAATTTCTTTATGAACGTGCCCGTTTCACCGGACGGCCATCTCGATTTCGACGACGGCATTTCCGCACCGGGGCGCTATGTGGAAATGAAAGCCCATATGGATGTGTTGGTGTTGGTGTCCAATTGCCCGCAATTGAACAACCCTTGTAACGGCTACAACCCGACACCGGTTGAAATGATTATCTGGGAATAA
- the uca gene encoding urea carboxylase — protein sequence MFKKVLIANRGAIATRIIRTLRTMGIQSVVLASDADRTSLHVLEADEVISLPGNVATETYLNVPLILEHAQELGVEAIHPGYGFLSENAGFAETCESMGIRFIGPTPEHIRDFGLKHTARELAIKAEVPLLPGSDLLETLETALEEAERIGYPVMLKSTAGGGGIGMQRCDDAEALSEAFEKVARLSQNAFGQSGIFLEKFVVNARHIEIQIFGDGLGQVVSFGERDCSLQRRNQKVVEETPAVGISREQVAEMEAHAVRLGELVSYRSAGTVEYVYDADTEQYYFLEVNTRLQVEHGITEAVRDVDLVEWMIQVAFDQTFPGLVKPAQGHAIEVRVYAEDPFKNFQPSSGRLTGWKMPSDCRVDTWCSSGQEVSSFYDPMLAKIIVKGQNRDDAVAKLQTAMDETRIDGFETNATYLKTLSHAEAFIKAENLYTRFLNGFTHQPDTVEITNAGTHSMLISYPGRTGYWDIGVPPSGPMDALSHRLANRCLGNADDAATIEMTVSGVSMTFDRDAVICITGADVQPTLDKQPIPQWQAVEVKAGQQLKSKVIKSLGQRAYLAIQGGFSVPDYMGSKTTFSLGGFGGHAGRLLRAGDVLHIPADTAGISATQPIPAELIPNLENEVEIAVIYGPQGSPDFFTEGDIDTFFSTAWEVHYNSSRTGIRLIGPKPTWARTDGGEAGLHPSNIHDNAYAIGAIDFTGDMPVILAQDGPSLGGFVCPATIIEAEQWKMGQLRPGDTVRFKPVSIDTAEVALKAQDAAISALDASVVSDLTYLSEPTEQSCLAKELPAGEHEFGVKYRRSGDSHVLIEYGAMELDLALRFRIQVLTDKLKELKNDQAWAFLKDLTPGIRSLQVHYNPRQIAQNDLIQKLVDLEAEISSAKDLTVKSRIVKLPLSWDDPSTRLAIEKYMNSVRPDAPWCPSNIEFIRRINGLDSIEDVKRIVFEAKYLVMGLGDVYLGAPVSTPLDPRHRLVTTKYNPARTWTPENAVGIGGAYMCVYGMEGPGGYQFVGRTIQMWNAYRNTQYFPPGKPWLLDFFDQIQFYPVSEDELKQARHDFPLGRFDIDIEETTLSLADYQAFLAEEADSIAEFQTKQKAAFEAERQRWEANGQANYEDTSSQEEIQNEPMAEIPEGFEAALSPITGSVWKIQVKPGDAVAEGDVIAILETMKIEIPIEAEYDGTVTEILINEGDLIQNGQALLVMEVSE from the coding sequence ATGTTTAAGAAAGTTCTCATCGCCAACCGTGGCGCCATCGCCACCCGGATTATCCGTACACTTCGCACCATGGGCATCCAATCAGTGGTGCTGGCGTCCGACGCCGACCGTACATCGCTGCACGTGCTGGAAGCCGACGAAGTCATTTCCCTACCGGGCAATGTCGCCACCGAAACCTATCTGAACGTGCCGTTGATTTTAGAGCACGCTCAGGAATTGGGCGTCGAAGCAATCCACCCTGGCTACGGTTTTTTGAGTGAGAACGCCGGTTTCGCCGAAACCTGTGAAAGCATGGGCATCCGATTCATCGGCCCCACGCCCGAACACATCCGCGATTTCGGTTTAAAACACACCGCACGCGAACTGGCCATTAAAGCCGAAGTGCCCTTACTGCCCGGCTCCGATTTGCTCGAAACGCTCGAAACGGCGTTAGAAGAGGCCGAGCGCATCGGTTACCCGGTCATGCTGAAAAGCACGGCCGGCGGTGGCGGCATCGGCATGCAGCGTTGCGACGATGCCGAAGCGCTTTCCGAAGCGTTTGAGAAGGTTGCGCGTTTGAGCCAAAACGCCTTCGGCCAAAGCGGCATTTTTCTGGAAAAATTCGTCGTCAACGCCCGCCACATCGAAATCCAGATTTTCGGTGACGGCCTGGGCCAAGTCGTTTCCTTCGGCGAGCGTGACTGTTCCTTGCAGCGCCGTAACCAAAAGGTCGTTGAAGAAACCCCGGCCGTGGGCATCTCCCGCGAACAGGTCGCGGAAATGGAAGCCCACGCCGTGCGTCTCGGAGAGCTGGTCAGCTACCGCTCCGCCGGCACGGTGGAATACGTTTATGACGCGGACACCGAACAATACTATTTCCTCGAAGTGAACACCCGTTTACAGGTCGAACACGGCATCACCGAAGCGGTGCGCGACGTCGATTTGGTGGAGTGGATGATTCAAGTCGCCTTTGACCAAACCTTCCCAGGCCTGGTCAAACCGGCGCAAGGCCACGCCATTGAAGTCCGTGTTTACGCCGAAGACCCGTTCAAGAATTTCCAGCCAAGTTCCGGCCGTCTCACCGGCTGGAAAATGCCGAGCGACTGCCGAGTGGATACCTGGTGCAGCAGCGGTCAGGAAGTCAGCTCCTTCTACGACCCGATGCTGGCAAAAATCATCGTCAAAGGCCAAAACCGTGACGACGCCGTGGCCAAACTGCAAACGGCCATGGACGAAACCCGCATCGACGGCTTCGAGACCAATGCGACTTATTTGAAAACCCTCAGCCATGCCGAGGCGTTCATCAAAGCCGAAAACCTCTATACGCGCTTTTTGAACGGCTTTACCCATCAGCCCGACACGGTCGAAATCACCAACGCCGGCACCCACTCCATGCTCATCAGTTATCCGGGCCGAACCGGTTATTGGGACATCGGCGTGCCGCCGTCCGGGCCGATGGACGCCTTATCGCACCGTTTGGCCAACCGCTGTCTGGGCAATGCCGATGACGCTGCGACCATCGAAATGACCGTGTCCGGCGTCAGCATGACCTTCGACCGCGATGCCGTCATCTGCATCACCGGGGCTGATGTGCAACCGACGCTGGATAAACAGCCAATTCCGCAGTGGCAAGCCGTGGAAGTGAAAGCCGGTCAACAACTGAAATCCAAAGTCATCAAATCCTTGGGACAGCGGGCGTATCTCGCCATCCAAGGCGGCTTCAGCGTACCGGATTACATGGGCAGTAAAACCACCTTCTCACTGGGCGGTTTCGGCGGTCATGCCGGGCGATTGCTGCGCGCCGGCGACGTCCTGCACATTCCGGCGGACACCGCCGGCATCAGCGCCACCCAGCCGATTCCGGCCGAGCTGATTCCCAACTTGGAAAACGAGGTGGAAATCGCGGTGATTTACGGCCCGCAAGGCTCACCGGATTTTTTCACCGAAGGCGACATCGACACCTTCTTCTCCACCGCTTGGGAAGTCCACTATAACTCCAGCCGAACCGGCATCCGCCTGATTGGCCCGAAACCGACTTGGGCACGAACGGACGGCGGCGAAGCCGGTCTGCATCCGTCCAACATCCACGACAACGCTTACGCCATCGGTGCCATCGACTTCACCGGCGACATGCCGGTCATCTTGGCGCAGGATGGCCCGAGCCTGGGCGGCTTTGTCTGCCCGGCCACTATCATCGAAGCCGAGCAATGGAAAATGGGGCAATTGCGTCCCGGCGATACAGTGCGCTTCAAGCCGGTGTCCATCGACACCGCCGAAGTCGCACTCAAAGCGCAAGATGCCGCCATCAGCGCACTGGATGCCTCTGTCGTTTCCGACCTGACCTATCTGTCGGAACCGACCGAACAATCCTGCCTGGCGAAAGAACTGCCGGCCGGCGAACACGAGTTCGGCGTCAAATACCGCCGTTCCGGCGACAGCCATGTGCTCATCGAATACGGGGCTATGGAACTGGACTTGGCCTTGCGCTTCCGCATTCAAGTGCTGACCGACAAATTGAAAGAACTCAAAAACGACCAGGCCTGGGCATTTTTGAAGGATTTAACGCCGGGCATCCGCTCTTTGCAGGTGCACTACAATCCACGCCAAATTGCCCAAAACGACCTGATTCAAAAGCTGGTCGATCTGGAAGCGGAAATTTCATCCGCCAAAGACCTCACGGTGAAAAGCCGCATCGTCAAACTGCCATTGTCATGGGACGATCCGAGCACGCGTCTGGCCATCGAAAAATACATGAATTCGGTGCGCCCGGATGCGCCTTGGTGTCCGAGCAATATCGAGTTCATCCGCCGCATCAACGGTCTGGATTCGATTGAAGACGTCAAACGCATCGTTTTCGAAGCCAAATACCTGGTCATGGGACTGGGCGACGTTTACCTCGGCGCGCCGGTTTCCACGCCATTAGACCCGCGTCACCGTCTGGTCACCACCAAATACAACCCGGCCAGAACCTGGACGCCGGAAAATGCCGTGGGCATCGGCGGCGCTTATATGTGTGTTTACGGCATGGAAGGCCCAGGCGGTTATCAGTTTGTGGGGCGCACTATCCAAATGTGGAACGCCTATCGCAACACCCAATATTTCCCACCGGGCAAACCTTGGTTGCTGGATTTCTTCGACCAGATTCAGTTCTATCCGGTCAGTGAAGACGAGCTGAAACAAGCACGCCACGACTTCCCGTTGGGCCGTTTCGACATCGACATTGAAGAAACCACCTTGTCTCTGGCCGATTATCAGGCGTTCCTGGCCGAAGAAGCCGACAGCATCGCCGAATTCCAGACCAAGCAAAAAGCCGCTTTCGAAGCCGAACGCCAACGTTGGGAAGCCAACGGCCAAGCCAACTACGAAGACACGTCATCCCAAGAGGAAATTCAAAACGAACCGATGGCCGAAATCCCGGAAGGCTTTGAAGCCGCCCTGTCGCCGATTACCGGCAGCGTCTGGAAAATTCAGGTCAAACCCGGCGATGCGGTGGCCGAAGGCGATGTCATCGCCATTCTGGAAACCATGAAAATCGAAATTCCGATTGAAGCGGAATACGACGGCACCGTCACCGAAATTCTCATCAACGAAGGGGATTTGATTCAAAACGGCCAAGCCTTGCTGGTCATGGAGGTATCGGAATGA
- a CDS encoding urea amidolyase associated protein UAAP1, which yields MTDNTSSKTTRPGDFIWQESLPGGGHWSGVIRRGTVLRLTDVEGGANVAMLINNLEVKSERYNMPDTLKAQKTAFLTRPNMCFSDMGRVMCSIIEDTCGWHDTIGGLSHAALVHKKYGDKSYQEAHNDYYKNGYDSLLNELGKWGLNASDIMPNINWFSKVRVEDDGQMTFVPNNSKAGDYVDLRFEMDSIVSLSTAQHPLDPNSEYAPKPIQLTVFKAQPVAQDDASRLHRAENERAYYNTKIYYGENPNDDI from the coding sequence ATGACTGACAACACTTCATCCAAAACCACCAGGCCTGGTGATTTCATCTGGCAAGAAAGCTTGCCGGGTGGCGGCCACTGGTCCGGCGTCATTCGCCGCGGCACCGTTTTGCGTTTAACCGATGTGGAAGGCGGCGCCAATGTCGCCATGCTCATCAACAACCTGGAAGTCAAAAGCGAACGTTACAACATGCCGGACACCTTGAAAGCGCAGAAAACCGCTTTCCTGACCCGTCCGAACATGTGTTTCAGCGATATGGGGCGCGTGATGTGCTCGATTATCGAAGACACCTGCGGCTGGCACGACACCATCGGCGGCTTGTCGCACGCGGCGTTGGTGCATAAAAAATACGGCGATAAGTCCTATCAGGAAGCCCACAACGACTACTACAAAAACGGCTACGACAGCCTGTTGAACGAGCTTGGCAAATGGGGCCTAAACGCCAGCGACATCATGCCGAACATCAACTGGTTCAGCAAAGTGCGCGTCGAAGACGACGGCCAAATGACTTTTGTCCCGAACAACTCCAAAGCGGGCGACTACGTTGATTTGCGCTTTGAAATGGACAGCATCGTCTCTTTGTCCACCGCACAACATCCGTTGGATCCGAACTCGGAATACGCTCCGAAACCGATTCAACTGACCGTGTTCAAAGCGCAACCGGTCGCGCAGGACGACGCCAGTCGCCTCCACCGTGCCGAAAACGAACGCGCTTACTACAACACCAAAATTTACTATGGAGAAAACCCAAATGACGACATCTAA
- a CDS encoding CopG family ribbon-helix-helix protein, whose amino-acid sequence MTQNNKGLVRTSASLPAKVLEDLDQLVIDRGFNNRSALLAEMIQKEVSAYRQDYTNEVMAGTLTLVYDHAVPGLQVKLNQLKHQYVAEIISSTQIQLMDHHTLEVNLMQGAADQLNRISHEMISNRGVKTGNLYLTHSALPPIHTSVTDSSQETQND is encoded by the coding sequence ATGACTCAGAACAACAAAGGCCTTGTCCGCACCAGCGCTTCCCTACCCGCCAAAGTACTGGAAGACCTGGATCAGCTCGTAATCGACCGCGGTTTTAACAACCGCTCTGCCCTCTTGGCGGAAATGATTCAAAAGGAAGTCTCGGCGTATCGCCAAGACTACACCAATGAAGTCATGGCCGGCACCCTGACACTGGTGTACGACCACGCCGTGCCCGGCTTGCAGGTCAAGCTGAATCAGCTTAAGCATCAATACGTGGCGGAAATCATCTCCTCCACCCAAATTCAATTAATGGACCACCACACCTTGGAGGTCAATCTGATGCAAGGCGCGGCCGACCAGCTGAACCGCATCAGCCACGAAATGATTTCCAACCGGGGCGTGAAAACCGGCAACCTTTACTTGACCCATTCGGCCCTACCACCGATTCACACTTCGGTCACCGACTCGTCACAGGAGACTCAAAATGACTGA
- the atzF gene encoding allophanate hydrolase produces MIDCRIASLRQAYGEGQLTPRQVVESLHQQTGHYTDYNLFIHVLTDEELAPYLNRLEESEPNSLPLWGIPFMIKDNIDLAGIPTTAACEEFAYVPEHSATVVQLLIDAGAIPLAKTNMDQFATGLVGTRSPYGVCHNAFDFNMISGGSSSGSAASLALNLCSFSLGTDTAGSGRVPAAFNNLIGLKPSKGLLSTSGVVPAVRSQDVVSIFALNAQDAYKVFDVAAQPDDTDEFSRDEMALTPPAWAAKPVIGIPDAAGLIFYDDHEAQANFEATVTQLKSQGFDIKEIDFTLWLETAKLLYGGAWVAERYAAIEAFFEAHETQLDPTVGGIIAGARNLSAADAYKGSYALQQAQRDTRAVWQDINCFMTPTTPTIFSTEQIEQDPVGLNSVLGTYTNFMNLLDYAAVAMPTGLRNDSLPTGVTFFAPAGSDRALLKLTDALHNQFNKTAGAKALPIPAPKAELFDTPHTISLAVVGAHLVGFPLNGQLIERGATLLQTTKTAPKYRFYQLAGGPILKPGLVKTNTDGASIEVEVWSMPKQHLGTFLALIPSPLGLGKVELIDGSQVVGFICEPYGIEGATDITHTGGWRNWMKQNAL; encoded by the coding sequence ATGATCGATTGTCGCATCGCGTCTTTACGCCAGGCCTATGGCGAAGGCCAACTCACGCCGCGTCAAGTGGTCGAGAGCCTGCATCAACAGACGGGCCATTACACGGATTACAACCTTTTCATCCATGTGTTGACGGATGAAGAACTGGCGCCTTATCTGAACCGCTTGGAAGAATCGGAGCCCAACAGCCTGCCGCTGTGGGGCATTCCGTTTATGATCAAAGACAACATCGATTTGGCGGGCATTCCCACCACGGCGGCCTGTGAAGAATTCGCCTACGTGCCGGAGCACTCCGCCACGGTGGTGCAACTGTTGATTGACGCCGGTGCCATTCCGCTTGCCAAAACCAATATGGACCAGTTCGCCACCGGCTTGGTCGGCACCCGTTCGCCTTACGGCGTGTGCCACAATGCGTTTGATTTCAACATGATTTCCGGCGGGTCCAGCTCCGGTTCGGCCGCCTCGCTGGCATTGAATTTATGCAGTTTCTCGCTGGGCACGGACACCGCCGGTTCCGGTCGAGTGCCCGCCGCGTTCAACAACCTGATTGGCCTGAAACCGTCCAAAGGCCTTTTGAGCACGTCCGGCGTGGTGCCTGCGGTTCGCTCGCAGGATGTGGTGAGCATTTTTGCCTTGAACGCCCAGGACGCTTACAAGGTGTTTGACGTCGCCGCCCAGCCGGATGACACCGACGAATTCAGCCGAGACGAAATGGCCCTGACACCTCCAGCCTGGGCAGCCAAACCCGTCATCGGCATTCCCGACGCCGCCGGTTTGATTTTTTATGACGACCACGAGGCGCAAGCCAACTTTGAGGCCACGGTCACACAACTGAAAAGCCAAGGTTTTGACATTAAGGAAATCGATTTCACCTTATGGCTGGAAACCGCCAAACTCTTATACGGTGGCGCTTGGGTGGCGGAGCGCTACGCCGCCATTGAAGCCTTTTTCGAAGCCCATGAAACCCAACTCGACCCGACGGTGGGCGGCATTATCGCCGGTGCCCGCAACTTGAGTGCGGCCGACGCTTACAAAGGCAGCTATGCCCTGCAGCAGGCGCAGCGCGATACCCGCGCCGTGTGGCAGGACATCAATTGTTTCATGACGCCGACCACGCCGACCATTTTCAGCACCGAGCAAATCGAACAAGACCCGGTGGGGCTGAATTCGGTGCTCGGCACCTACACCAATTTCATGAATTTATTGGATTACGCCGCCGTCGCCATGCCGACCGGCTTGCGAAACGATAGCTTACCGACCGGAGTGACCTTTTTCGCCCCCGCCGGCAGTGATCGCGCCTTGTTGAAACTGACCGACGCGTTACACAACCAGTTCAACAAAACGGCGGGCGCCAAAGCACTGCCGATTCCGGCGCCAAAAGCCGAATTGTTCGACACGCCACACACTATTTCATTGGCGGTGGTCGGCGCCCACTTGGTCGGATTTCCATTGAATGGACAATTAATCGAACGCGGTGCGACCTTGTTGCAAACCACGAAAACCGCGCCGAAATACCGTTTTTACCAACTGGCCGGCGGCCCGATTCTGAAGCCAGGCCTGGTGAAAACCAATACTGACGGTGCCAGCATTGAAGTGGAAGTCTGGTCCATGCCCAAGCAGCATCTCGGCACCTTTTTGGCGTTGATTCCTTCCCCACTGGGGCTGGGAAAAGTGGAATTGATTGACGGCTCACAAGTGGTCGGCTTTATCTGCGAACCTTACGGCATTGAAGGCGCCACCGACATCACCCATACCGGTGGGTGGCGCAATTGGATGAAACAAAATGCTTTATGA
- a CDS encoding LysR family transcriptional regulator, giving the protein MNIDENYVKLLKIYAAVVESNGIANAQARLNKDASTISRAITQLEKRLQLTLCNRGRSGFEVTPEGSLVYEESLKLFTGFRGFEKRVESLSGKGLQSLSIGIIDNVITDPNCPLLLAIKQYCADSHPDVMLNIGVQTPHELEKQLLDKRIDMALGIFESKHDAISYTPIYQETDYLYCAVDSDLGKKIQTENTDGNIFDWLNGQNFVSRNFLKETDLIELNLETYGHVTYTENLEAMMFLILSGQYIGFIPQHYADSFEKQGILIPVLPKQFFHISVVEAAHLTRDETLRNVIGQFFKQLK; this is encoded by the coding sequence ATGAACATTGATGAAAACTATGTAAAACTGTTGAAGATTTATGCCGCCGTCGTGGAGTCCAACGGTATTGCCAATGCGCAAGCGCGCTTGAATAAAGATGCATCCACCATCAGCCGAGCCATCACCCAATTGGAAAAACGCTTGCAACTCACTTTATGTAATCGTGGCCGAAGTGGGTTTGAGGTGACGCCGGAAGGCAGTTTAGTCTATGAAGAGTCCTTAAAACTTTTTACAGGGTTCAGAGGGTTCGAAAAAAGAGTGGAATCCTTAAGCGGCAAAGGGTTACAAAGTTTAAGTATCGGCATTATCGACAATGTCATAACCGATCCAAATTGCCCGCTGCTTCTCGCCATTAAGCAATACTGCGCCGATAGTCATCCAGACGTAATGCTGAACATTGGGGTACAGACACCCCATGAATTGGAAAAGCAATTGCTCGACAAACGAATTGACATGGCTTTGGGCATCTTTGAAAGCAAACACGATGCGATTAGCTACACTCCGATTTACCAAGAAACCGATTATCTTTACTGCGCGGTCGACAGTGATTTGGGAAAGAAGATTCAAACCGAAAACACTGACGGCAACATATTTGATTGGTTAAACGGTCAAAACTTTGTGTCTCGCAATTTTCTCAAAGAAACCGATTTAATTGAACTGAATCTTGAAACCTACGGGCACGTAACTTATACCGAAAACCTTGAAGCGATGATGTTTTTGATTCTTTCAGGACAATATATCGGCTTTATTCCTCAACACTATGCCGATAGCTTTGAAAAACAGGGAATCCTCATTCCTGTTCTACCCAAACAGTTTTTTCATATCTCTGTTGTTGAAGCCGCACATCTCACAAGAGATGAGACGCTTCGAAACGTCATCGGACAATTTTTCAAGCAACTGAAGTAA